CGGGGAAAAGTGATTTTGCGATAGATTTAGCTGAAAAGAGTGGTGCGGAAATTTTGTCGCTTGATTCTCTTTCTATATTTAAAGAGATAGATATTGTTTCAGCAAAACCGAATAAAAATGATTTGAGTCGAGTGAAACATCATGGAATTGATGAAATTTTTCCAAACGAAAAGTTCTCTGTAAAAATTTTCACAGAACTATATGAAAAATTAAAAAATGAAAATCTAATAATAGTTGGCGGAACAAGTTTCTATTTAAAAACACTTTTGACTGGACTTTCGCCCGTTCCTGAAATTTCTGAAAACAGTATTCAAAAACGAGATGAAAAATTAGAAAATTTAGAAGAAGCTCACCAATTTTTAGCAAATTTAGATTCTGTTTGGGGAGAAAAAGTCAAAAGTTCGGATAAGTATAGAATAGAGAAAGGTCTTGACATCTATTTTGAAACTGGTGAGACTCCGACACAATTTTTTACAAATCACAAACCAAAACCAATAATTACTGAGCCGATTGAAATTATAAATTTGCAAATGGATCGCGATAAATTACGAGCTAGAATTTGGAAACGAACCGAGCAGATGTTAGAAAAGGGAATGATTGATGAGGTCGAAGGACTTTTAAAT
The genomic region above belongs to Thiovulum sp. ES and contains:
- a CDS encoding tRNA isopentenyltransferase MiaA (PFAM: IPP transferase~TIGRFAM: tRNA dimethylallyltransferase) codes for the protein MKAIIGATATGKSDFAIDLAEKSGAEILSLDSLSIFKEIDIVSAKPNKNDLSRVKHHGIDEIFPNEKFSVKIFTELYEKLKNENLIIVGGTSFYLKTLLTGLSPVPEISENSIQKRDEKLENLEEAHQFLANLDSVWGEKVKSSDKYRIEKGLDIYFETGETPTQFFTNHKPKPIITEPIEIINLQMDRDKLRARIWKRTEQMLEKGMIDEVEGLLNKYGENIEPMRAIGLKETLQFLRGDISSKKELIDLIATHTSQFAKRQRTFNRTQFQNVENIDL